Within the Natranaeroarchaeum sulfidigenes genome, the region CGAAGACCAGAAAGAGCACCACGACGCCGTACCGGGCGACGAGATCGATCGTCAGCCCTGCGGCCGCGTCTATCATTTCAACTCTATAACGGGTCTGTGGCTATAAAGCTCTTGTAGTCGGTGCGGACGGCTAGCCGATGTAACATTGTATACAACATCACAATGTTACACCGAAGATGGCGTTCCGATCGATTGCTTCGTCGCGGTCACTGCCTCACCGACATTCGGGACGTTTAGGGGCCTCGCCGCTCCAGTACGACCATGCTCATCACGAACGCCGTCTTGCCGGACGACCGCGAGGTCGACGTCCGGATCGAGGACGGACGTATCGCGGCCGTCGAACCGTCGCTCGACGGAACGGCCGACATTGACGCCGACGGAAAGCGCCTCTTTCCTGGCGCGATCGACGTACACGTTCACTTCCGCCAGCCCGGCTTCTCGCACAAGGAAACGTGGGAAACCGGCTCGAAAAGCGCTGCGGCGGGCGGTGTAACGACCGTCGTCGACCAGCCCAACACCGACCCGGCGACCACGGACGGCGAGGGATTCGACCGGAAGGCCGAGCTTGCGGCGGCCTCCTACGTCGACTACGGGATCAACGGCGGGGTCACCGCCGACTGGTCCCCGGAGGAACTGTTCGAGCGACCACTGTTCGCGCTCGGTGAAGTCTTCCTTGCAGACTCGACCGGGGAGATGGGGATCGACGCCGACCTGTTCGCCGACGCCGTCGAGCGCGCGGGCGAACACGACACGACCGTCACCGTCCACGCCGAGGACGCGACGCTGTTCGACGAGTCGGTGAAGGATATGCCAGCAGTCGGCGCGGGGACCGACGCGAACGCCGACCTCTGGAGCGCCTTCCGGACACCTGAGGCCGAGGAAGCCGCGGTCGAGCGCGCTATCGAGGTTGCGGGCGATACCGGCACGGACGTCCACATCGCTCACACTAGCACGCCGGAGGGGATCGAGGCCGCGGTCGACGGCGGTGCGACCTGCGAGGTGACGACCCACCACCTCTTTCTCTCGCGGGACGACCTCGACGACCTCGGTACTCACGGCCGGATGAACCCGCCGCTGCGCGACGAGGAGCGCCGGCGGGACGTCTACGAGGCCGTCGCCGACGGCACCGTCGACATGATCGCGACCGATCACGCACCGCACACGCTCGACGAGAAAGACGCCGGGATCTGGGACGCACCCAGCGGCGTGCCGGGCGTCGAGACGATGCTTCCGCTCCTGCTCGAAGAGGCCCGACAGGACCGCTTTTCCTACGAGCGCGTCCGGGATCTGATCGCAACCACCCCCGCGGAGACGTTCGGTCTCGCCCGCAAAGGCCGGATCAAGGAAGGCTACGACGCCGATCTGGTCCTCTTTGACCCTACCGAGGCGACCGAGATCGACGCCGAGGCGCTGCACACGAAGTGCCAATGGACGCCCTTTGCAGGGCTGCCCGGCGTCTTCCCCGAACTCACGATGGTCCGTGGAGAAGTCGTCTATCAGGACGGTGAGTTCGGCGACGCGGTTGGCCGGAACGTCCGCGAACACGGCGGGCAATAATTCCCCTTCCGGCTTCCAGTCGGTCGTCACGTTGCCGCGATAACGATCCGGTCGCCGCCGCGGTAACGACCCTATAACTAACCACGCAATCGCGGAGATTCTGTCGATGGTCGTCCATCTGCCCCGGACCCTCTGGTGTAGCGCGAAACACTACGCTCTCCTGCAGCGGGACCGGCCGGTCGGTCGCGTCGGCAGAGGGCTGTTCGAGTCGGTACTTGACGGCTACGAGGAGGACGTCGTCTTCATCCATGTCGGTCTCAGTGATGTCGCCGACGCGTTCGGCGATGACTCCTACGAGTTCCTGCTGGAGCGTCTGCACGAGGTGTTCGACTCGGTTCTCACGCCGGGCTTTACCCAGTCGTTTCGATCCACCGGCTACTTCCACGAAACCGAGTCCGAACCGGAACTCGGCGCGTTCGCCGACCTGTTCTTCGAGGATGCCGACTACCGCACCGACGACCCGCTTCACTCGATTCTCGTCTCCGGCGAGTACCGCTTCGACGACTGTGATCACCACGACACGTTCGCTCCGGGCGGCTGTTACGGCAAACTCGACGCCGACAACGTGCGGATCCTCGACATCGGGACGCCCTGGCTCGTCACGACGCAGCTCCACTACGTGGAGCGCGTTCTTGATGTACCCTACACCGAAACGGTCCCGGTCGAGGGCACGATCCACCGGGCGAACGGTGAGCACGAACCGGTCACCCAGTACAACTACGAGAAGAACAAGTACGTCTACTACTGGAACCGCCTGAAGATCGGGCGCGATCTGATGACCGACGGCGTGCTCGATCACTACCGACTCAACGGGCTGAACGTCATCAGTGTCGGTGCACACGACATGCTGGAGTCGCTCCGACCGCGGATCGTCGATGACCCGTACTACCTCGTCAAGTAACGCTTTCACGTCCCAAGAGCCTCGCGCGCCGTGAGTCGCTACTCGTGGGCGTCGAGGTCACCGCCACAGTGGGGACACTCCGTGGCGTCGTGGCGGAGTTGTTCGCTCGACGAGCGGACCTCGCGCATCACCGCAGAGATACGGTCTTCGGCGTCGAGTTCGTCCTCGACGTCCAGATCGACGCCCTCGACCTCCAGCAGGAACTTCGCAACTTCGGTAACCTCGTACATCACGTCATCGAGCTCTTCGGCGGTGAAGAAATCACACATCGCTCCATAGAGGAAGGTCGCCCCCGCAGTTCGGACCTTCTCCTCGAACGATGCGCGGGCCTGATTGACTGCCTGCGGGCTGTAGGTGTCAGTCATGAAGGGGACGAGCTCGGGCAGGTTTTCGCCGATCTTGGTCATCTCGACGCCCGTTTCGGTCCGGAAGTCCGCACAGAGCCGGGCGATCGCCCACTCGCGGGCAGTGATATACGTCCGATCCCGGAGAAACTCGTTGACCCGGTCGTACTGTGCGCCGTCCATCTTGGTGAACTTCTCGTACTTCTGGACATCCTCGGGGGGCTGCGAATCGGTGTCCGGGACGCCGGGCTGTGGTGAACTCGACGATTCGTCGTCCATTTCGGGGGTGTCGTCCGTCTCGGGGGTATCGTCCGGTTCGGGATTGCTGTCCGTCTCGTCGTGCTCTACCGGTCGGTCAGCCTGCTCCCCTTCGATGCCTGTCCCCGGCGACTCCTCGGTCATACCTCTCATTGCCGAGGCGGTGGCAAAAGAATTGTCGTCGTGCTGGGGTTGGCACTCATGTAGTGATCGTCGAAAAACGAGAGTAGACGTTCGGTTGTCGTGTTGGTTGTGCCGGTCCTTACCGATTCCCGTCCCGACGGAGCCGAATGTGGTCCTCAGTTTAGCCGAGGATGTACTTTGCGGCGGGGTACTTCTCGATGAGTGGTTCGCCGCCGATGTCGAGTTGTTCGATGTGTTTGTCGAGGCCGAGGATTCGGCCTGCGCCGAAGGCGGCCACTGCGAGGAAGACGACCATGTAAATGAGCGTGGAGTCGAAGATGGCGAGCCACTCGGTGGGCCAGCCGCCGAGGTAGAACAGCGCCATCTGCATGGCACCGCCGAGGGCGGCCAGGCGGACGAACGCGCCGGTGATGAGCGCGAGGCCGATCAGGACCTGGGTGAGTGGGACGATCACGTTGACGAATTCCATGAACAGGGCGCTTTCGGCCATGAGTGCGAAGAGGCCGCTGGCGGGGCTGACGGCGTCGACGTTGGCGAGGTAGCCGCCGGCGTCGAAGGCCTCGCCGCCGGGAACGAAGGCGTACTTGCCGAGGCCGGCAAAGAGGATCATGCCGCCGATCATGGCCCGGAGCAAGACGACGAACCACGCGCTGAGGGCGTGTGGCTGGCCTTCGAGGTTGATTCCCGCGTACTGGCTTTCGAGTCGGTTTTGAGCTTTGGTTGACATCGTGATCTGCCTCGTACAGCTACATCTCGGGGCTATCGACACTTGAAGACCCGACGCGGTTCTCAGTTGCTGGGAACAACACTATCGTTCACAATAATTGGTCATTCGTACAGGGCCAGGTCACGGTCAGCGCTCGAAGGAAACGCATTTGACTGCCCGCCCCACGCTATCAGTTGATGGCACTTGCCGAGGTTCTCGCCGACTTCGATCTCTCAGATTTTGCCGACGCGTTCGCGTTCGAGTCGTTCAACCGGATGCAACGCGAGGCCCTGCCCGGACTACTCGGGAGCAACGAGAACGTCGTTGCCAGCGCGCCAACTGCAAGCGGCAAGACGGCACTTGCCGAACTGGCGATCTGCAGGGCGCTGGCCGACGGTGGCACTGCCCTGTTTGTCGCCCCGCTTCGCGCGCTAACAAACGAAAAAGAGGCTGACTGGGAGCGCTTCGAGGAGCTCGGCTACTCGGTCTACGTCGTCACGGGCGAACGGGATCTGAACCCCCGCCGCGCCCGCCGCGCCGACATCCTCGTGATGACGCCCGAAAAGACCGACTCGGCGACCCGCAAACACGACAGCCGCCGGTACGATTTCATCACCGACATCGATGTCTGCGTCATCGACGAGGTACACCTGCTCGATTCCGACCGCCGCGGAAGCGTCCTCGAAGTGACGATCTCGCGACTTCGGCGGCTCTGTGACCCCCGCGTCGTCGCGCTCTCGGCGACGATGCCGAACATCGACGACGTTGCAGCGTGGCTCGACGCGCCCGCCGAAACCACCTTCGAGTTCGGCGACGAGTATCGGCCGGTCGACCTGCACGCGGACGTGCGCACGTACACACACGGGGAGAACTCCTTTGCCGACAAGTACCGGCGGCTCTACCGTGCGCTGGATCTGGCTGAACCCCACATTGACGACGGGGGGCAGGCGCTCGTGTTCGTCTCCTCGCGCCAGGACACCGTCCAGGCCGCCAAGAAAGCTCGCGACGAGATCGCCGAACGTGACCTCGATATGGGCGCACGCGGCGAGTACGATTACCACACCGATACCCAGCAACTGGAAAACGACACGCTGCGAAAGTCCGCGCTCGACGGTGTCGGCTTTCATCACGCGGGCCTTTCGAAAAACGACAAGGATCTCGTAGAGGAGTGGTTCCGGCAGGGACAGATCCAGTTGTTGTTCTCGACGTCGACGCTCGCGTGGGGTGTCAACCTGCCCGCACGCTGTGTGGTGATCCGCGACACGAAGTACCACGATCCACTGGAGGGAGAAGTCGATATGAGCCCGCTCGATGTCCTCCAGATGCTCGGGCGGGCGGGCCGACCCGGCTACGACGACGTGGGCTACGGCTGGATCGTCTGTGACCGCGCCGATGCTGACAGGTACCGAGAACTTCTGCGAGACGGGAAAGAGATCGAATCCCAGCTGGCGGAGGATCTCGATGCCCACCTCAACGCCGAGATCGCGATGGGGACGATCCGGGATCTCGACGACGTGATGGACTGGCTCGAAACTACCTTCTACTACCAGCGCGCACAGAGTGCCCCCTCGAAATACGGCTTCGAGAACCTCCGCGAGCGCGTCCGCGAGACGCTCTCGGAACTGGTCGAGGCTGGTTTCGTCGAGACCGACGAACTGGGGGTCGATCCGACGCCGCTGGGGCGGCTCGCGTCGAAGTACTACCTTCGGCTCGATACGGCCGAGCGATTTCACGACCTCGCAACGGCAGACCAACAGGACGTCGATGCGGTGCTCGAAGCCGTTGCGACCGCCGAGGAGTTCGACAGCGTCAACGCCCGCCAGTCCGAGCGTGACGCCATCTCAGCCGTGCTCTCGGGCAAAACCTACACCGATGAGGTGGACGCTGGCCAGCGGAAGGTGCTCGCAATCCTGCACTCCTCGATGACCGGCTCGACACCCGCCGATCTGACGAGCGACGCGTGGGTGATCCGGCAGAACTCCGTCCGGCTGGTGTCCGCACTCGGGGCCTTCTGCAGGCGCTTTGCTGACCCCCAGACCGCCAACCTCGTCCGGCGCGTCGAGGCGCGCCTCGACCACGGGGTCAGCGAGGGGGCTGTGGGTCTAACTGCAGTCGACGGGATCGGGTCGGGCCGGGCCAGCAAACTCGCTGCCGAGGGGGTCACGACGCCGGGCGAGGTCATCGCCGCTGGCGTCGATGGTCTCATCGCCGCCGGGCTCTCCGAGGGCGTCGCCGAGCGGGTCGTCGAGTCCGCGGGTGAACTCCCCGCCATCGAGATCGAGTGGGGCTCGTTCCCCGACTCGATCCCACAGGGGCAAAACGAGATGTGCGAAGTAACTGTCAGAACTGTGGCGGGCAACGCCGCGGTCGGCGTGCGCGTCACGGTCAACGGTATCGAGATGACGACTGACGAGACGTACCTGAGCGACGAACTCGCCGTTCCGGTCGGCGTCTTCGGCGGCGACGAGTCGCCACTGGAGTATGCAGTCGAGGTCACGTTTCCCGAACTCCCGCTGTTGCCAGTGCGGGACTCGCGAAGCGTCGACGTGACGTGACGATTCTCGCTCGCCGTCGACGCCCGATACTTCCCGGCCGACGCCGGGTCAGCGCTCGCCGTCGACGACTGCCAGCACCGTCTCACGAAGTTCGTCCGGACCTTCTGCGACGACGTCCGCGCCGGAGAAATCCATGCCGGGGTTGATTTCGGTCCGATACGCGATGCTCGTCATCCCCGCACGATTCGCCGCCTCAATCCCGTTCTCGGAGTCCTCGACGGCGACGCAGTCGGCCGGATCGACGCCGAGCTCGGCCGCGCCAGTCTCGTAGACCAGCGGCTCGGGCTTGC harbors:
- a CDS encoding dihydroorotase, translated to MLITNAVLPDDREVDVRIEDGRIAAVEPSLDGTADIDADGKRLFPGAIDVHVHFRQPGFSHKETWETGSKSAAAGGVTTVVDQPNTDPATTDGEGFDRKAELAAASYVDYGINGGVTADWSPEELFERPLFALGEVFLADSTGEMGIDADLFADAVERAGEHDTTVTVHAEDATLFDESVKDMPAVGAGTDANADLWSAFRTPEAEEAAVERAIEVAGDTGTDVHIAHTSTPEGIEAAVDGGATCEVTTHHLFLSRDDLDDLGTHGRMNPPLRDEERRRDVYEAVADGTVDMIATDHAPHTLDEKDAGIWDAPSGVPGVETMLPLLLEEARQDRFSYERVRDLIATTPAETFGLARKGRIKEGYDADLVLFDPTEATEIDAEALHTKCQWTPFAGLPGVFPELTMVRGEVVYQDGEFGDAVGRNVREHGGQ
- a CDS encoding AAC(3) family N-acetyltransferase encodes the protein MVVHLPRTLWCSAKHYALLQRDRPVGRVGRGLFESVLDGYEEDVVFIHVGLSDVADAFGDDSYEFLLERLHEVFDSVLTPGFTQSFRSTGYFHETESEPELGAFADLFFEDADYRTDDPLHSILVSGEYRFDDCDHHDTFAPGGCYGKLDADNVRILDIGTPWLVTTQLHYVERVLDVPYTETVPVEGTIHRANGEHEPVTQYNYEKNKYVYYWNRLKIGRDLMTDGVLDHYRLNGLNVISVGAHDMLESLRPRIVDDPYYLVK
- a CDS encoding DUF5806 family protein — protein: MTEESPGTGIEGEQADRPVEHDETDSNPEPDDTPETDDTPEMDDESSSSPQPGVPDTDSQPPEDVQKYEKFTKMDGAQYDRVNEFLRDRTYITAREWAIARLCADFRTETGVEMTKIGENLPELVPFMTDTYSPQAVNQARASFEEKVRTAGATFLYGAMCDFFTAEELDDVMYEVTEVAKFLLEVEGVDLDVEDELDAEDRISAVMREVRSSSEQLRHDATECPHCGGDLDAHE
- a CDS encoding DoxX family protein; the protein is MSTKAQNRLESQYAGINLEGQPHALSAWFVVLLRAMIGGMILFAGLGKYAFVPGGEAFDAGGYLANVDAVSPASGLFALMAESALFMEFVNVIVPLTQVLIGLALITGAFVRLAALGGAMQMALFYLGGWPTEWLAIFDSTLIYMVVFLAVAAFGAGRILGLDKHIEQLDIGGEPLIEKYPAAKYILG
- a CDS encoding DEAD/DEAH box helicase gives rise to the protein MALAEVLADFDLSDFADAFAFESFNRMQREALPGLLGSNENVVASAPTASGKTALAELAICRALADGGTALFVAPLRALTNEKEADWERFEELGYSVYVVTGERDLNPRRARRADILVMTPEKTDSATRKHDSRRYDFITDIDVCVIDEVHLLDSDRRGSVLEVTISRLRRLCDPRVVALSATMPNIDDVAAWLDAPAETTFEFGDEYRPVDLHADVRTYTHGENSFADKYRRLYRALDLAEPHIDDGGQALVFVSSRQDTVQAAKKARDEIAERDLDMGARGEYDYHTDTQQLENDTLRKSALDGVGFHHAGLSKNDKDLVEEWFRQGQIQLLFSTSTLAWGVNLPARCVVIRDTKYHDPLEGEVDMSPLDVLQMLGRAGRPGYDDVGYGWIVCDRADADRYRELLRDGKEIESQLAEDLDAHLNAEIAMGTIRDLDDVMDWLETTFYYQRAQSAPSKYGFENLRERVRETLSELVEAGFVETDELGVDPTPLGRLASKYYLRLDTAERFHDLATADQQDVDAVLEAVATAEEFDSVNARQSERDAISAVLSGKTYTDEVDAGQRKVLAILHSSMTGSTPADLTSDAWVIRQNSVRLVSALGAFCRRFADPQTANLVRRVEARLDHGVSEGAVGLTAVDGIGSGRASKLAAEGVTTPGEVIAAGVDGLIAAGLSEGVAERVVESAGELPAIEIEWGSFPDSIPQGQNEMCEVTVRTVAGNAAVGVRVTVNGIEMTTDETYLSDELAVPVGVFGGDESPLEYAVEVTFPELPLLPVRDSRSVDVT